One stretch of Papaver somniferum cultivar HN1 unplaced genomic scaffold, ASM357369v1 unplaced-scaffold_122, whole genome shotgun sequence DNA includes these proteins:
- the LOC113330961 gene encoding uncharacterized protein LOC113330961 produces DYKIWDLDNKGVFTVKSAKAAIRGPTEILPAAALFSRSVIHPTLGVQYWKLFYKQCCASDDNVMRKTGREMPSMCRLCRDDCEDVSHITWHCKIAKRIWKWAAEIFRLTPNEDLVVSYKAAKGRSRMIKDLWLVANLAIVTELWKMRNKAYFENKQVRWLEFKGRVHQVIRDNSIRLKGHMHNTLDDLRIVNFFRVTHRSCDHSNPVEVTWNPPNPGEIMICCDGASLGNPGQAGSGVVFRDSSSVVLGVLCVGLGWQTNFYAEVCAVIYANAEVENSEELL; encoded by the exons atgattataAGATTTGGGACTTGGACAATAAGGGTGTTTTTACTGTCAAGTCGGCCAAGGCTGCTATTCGTGGGCCAACTGAAATTTTGCCAGCTGCGGCACTTTTCTCTAGAAGTGTTATACATCCTACTTTGGGTGTGCAGTATTGGAAGCTATTTTATAAACAGTGTTGTGCttctgatgataatgttatgaggAAGACTGGTAGGGAGATGCCTTCGATGTGTCGATTATGTAGAGATGATTGTGAAGATGTTAGCCATatcacttggcattgcaaaattgctaaAAGAATTTGGAAGTGGGCTGCTGAAATATTCAGATTGACGCCGAATGAGGACCTGGTGGTCTCCTACAAGGCTGCAAAGGGACGGAGTCGAATGATTaaggatctgtggcttgttgcaaatcttgcaatagttacggagCTGTGGAAGATGCGCAACAAAGCTTATTTTGAGAACAAACAGGTTCGTTGGCTGGAGTTTAAGGGAagagttcatcaggtaattcgtgataactctattAGATTGAAGGGTCATATGCATAATACTTTGGATGACTTgcgtattgttaatttctttagagtgacGCATAGATCTTGCGATCACTCTAACCCAGTTGAAGTTACTTGGAATCCACCAAATCCTGGTGAGATTatgatttgttgtgatggtgcttctctTGGTAATCCTGGGCAGGCTGGTTCTGGAGTGGTTTTCCGTGATTCTAGTTCGGTAGTCTTGGGAGTTCTGTGCGTTGGCCTGGGCTGGCAGActaacttctatgctgaagtttgtgcggtgATCTATG ctaatgcagaagtggagaataGCGAAGAGCTTTTATAA